One window of Tepidanaerobacter acetatoxydans Re1 genomic DNA carries:
- the cobT gene encoding nicotinate-nucleotide--dimethylbenzimidazole phosphoribosyltransferase, whose translation MTKLEQTLQQIKPLDEEVMEKTQARLDDLTKPVGSLGMLENIAKQIAGITGSVVPELPKKAAILMAGDHGIVKEGVAPFPQEVTPQMVLNFVNGGAAMSVLARHENAKLYVVDIGVASDLPDVPNIIKRKVAYGTKNMAEGPAMTYEEATQAVEVGIDIAEMVIREGAGIIAIGEMGIGNTSPSSAIIATYSNLPVKNVVGRGTGVDDEKLKIKIAAIEKALTVNKPNPKNPLDVLSKVGGFEIAGLTGVILACAANRVPVIIDGFISGAAAVIAKEMSPLAVNYMLGSHLSEEPGHKIILDFLGIKPILMMNMRLGEGTGAALAMNVIDASLKILKEMSTFSEAGVSNKL comes from the coding sequence ATGACAAAACTTGAACAGACCTTACAACAAATTAAACCTTTAGATGAAGAAGTTATGGAAAAAACCCAGGCTCGCCTGGATGACCTGACAAAACCTGTCGGAAGCTTGGGTATGTTAGAAAATATCGCAAAGCAAATTGCCGGTATAACAGGCAGCGTGGTCCCAGAATTGCCAAAAAAGGCTGCAATTTTAATGGCAGGAGACCATGGTATCGTTAAAGAAGGGGTAGCACCTTTCCCACAGGAAGTAACACCTCAAATGGTACTTAATTTTGTAAATGGCGGAGCTGCCATGAGCGTACTAGCACGACATGAAAATGCTAAATTGTATGTGGTTGACATTGGCGTAGCTTCAGATTTACCTGATGTGCCAAACATCATCAAGAGGAAAGTAGCATATGGAACGAAAAACATGGCCGAAGGACCTGCTATGACTTATGAAGAAGCAACTCAAGCTGTAGAAGTAGGAATTGATATTGCTGAAATGGTTATTAGGGAAGGTGCCGGAATAATAGCTATTGGCGAAATGGGTATTGGAAACACCAGTCCCAGCTCTGCCATTATTGCTACTTATAGCAATCTTCCGGTTAAAAATGTAGTAGGGAGAGGCACCGGAGTAGATGATGAAAAATTGAAAATAAAAATAGCTGCTATTGAAAAAGCTTTAACTGTAAATAAACCAAATCCTAAAAACCCCCTGGATGTCCTATCAAAGGTAGGCGGTTTTGAAATCGCCGGACTTACCGGAGTTATACTAGCTTGTGCCGCAAACCGAGTTCCAGTTATAATTGATGGATTTATTTCCGGAGCTGCCGCAGTTATAGCAAAAGAAATGTCACCATTAGCTGTAAACTACATGTTGGGCTCACATCTATCAGAAGAACCCGGGCACAAGATAATTCTGGACTTTTTAGGCATCAAGCCAATACTAATGATGAATATGCGATTAGGAGAGGGCACCGGTGCAGCTCTTGCAATGAACGTGATAGATGCAAGCCTAAAAATATTAAAGGAAATGTCAACATTTAGTGAAGCTGGTGTTTCAAACAAACTGTAA
- the rbr gene encoding rubrerythrin, with amino-acid sequence MELKGSKTEKNLLEAFAGESMARNKYNFFASIAKKEGYEQIMGVFQETADNEKEHAKMWAKYLGLIGDTKENLEEAAKGENYEWSKMYKEFAETAREEGFNDIAAHFEKVAEVEAEHEKRYLKLLSRVQDGTVFKRSEPIKWRCRNCGYIHEGPEPPEICPACAHPKAFYEPASFNY; translated from the coding sequence ATGGAATTAAAAGGTTCTAAGACAGAAAAAAATCTTCTAGAAGCCTTTGCAGGTGAATCCATGGCCCGCAACAAATATAATTTTTTTGCTTCAATAGCAAAAAAAGAGGGCTATGAACAAATAATGGGTGTTTTTCAGGAAACCGCCGACAATGAAAAGGAACACGCCAAAATGTGGGCTAAATATCTGGGATTAATCGGAGATACCAAAGAAAATCTTGAAGAGGCCGCAAAGGGTGAAAACTATGAATGGTCAAAGATGTACAAAGAATTTGCCGAAACAGCCAGAGAAGAAGGATTTAACGATATAGCCGCACATTTTGAAAAAGTTGCGGAAGTTGAAGCCGAACATGAGAAAAGATATCTAAAACTGCTTTCACGAGTACAAGACGGAACTGTCTTCAAGCGTTCAGAACCTATCAAATGGCGCTGCCGCAATTGCGGTTATATCCATGAAGGTCCCGAGCCACCTGAAATATGTCCAGCTTGTGCACATCCAAAGGCATTTTACGAGCCTGCCTCATTTAATTATTAA
- the dapB gene encoding 4-hydroxy-tetrahydrodipicolinate reductase, with protein MIKVVVSGAQGKMGKTVIQLIRNYNDMKAIAGFDIAYNEGDLVIYDDLFKIPEIPDVIIDFSNPSAIKQLTDYAAAKGVALAVGTTGLEEEHIELLYNAARTVPVFVSHNMCLGISLLLSLAKQAAEILSDHDIEIIEKHHNQKIDAPSGTALMIANGIKEVRKDVYYVYNRADIRKKRDKNEIGIHAIRGGNLVGEHTVFFIGEDETVEISHKLTSRKVLANGAIKVIRFIAQQKPGYYIMQDLISSLSH; from the coding sequence ATGATAAAAGTAGTTGTAAGCGGTGCTCAAGGCAAAATGGGAAAAACTGTAATTCAGTTAATAAGAAATTATAATGACATGAAAGCAATAGCCGGTTTTGATATAGCCTATAATGAAGGAGATTTAGTCATTTATGATGACTTGTTTAAAATTCCGGAAATTCCGGATGTAATAATAGATTTCTCCAATCCTTCTGCTATAAAACAACTTACTGATTATGCTGCCGCTAAAGGTGTTGCTTTGGCAGTGGGTACCACAGGCCTTGAAGAAGAGCATATAGAATTGCTTTATAATGCTGCAAGGACTGTGCCTGTATTTGTTTCACATAATATGTGTTTAGGTATTTCTCTGCTTTTGAGCTTAGCTAAGCAGGCTGCAGAGATTTTATCGGACCATGATATTGAAATTATCGAAAAGCATCACAATCAAAAAATTGATGCACCCAGCGGAACTGCACTTATGATTGCCAATGGCATTAAAGAAGTTCGTAAGGATGTATACTATGTATATAACAGAGCTGATATAAGAAAAAAACGCGATAAAAATGAAATTGGTATTCATGCAATTCGGGGCGGCAATTTAGTAGGAGAACATACGGTGTTTTTTATAGGTGAAGATGAAACCGTAGAAATTTCTCATAAGCTGACATCAAGAAAAGTTTTGGCAAATGGAGCTATAAAAGTTATCAGATTTATTGCTCAACAAAAACCGGGTTACTACATCATGCAAGATTTGATAAGCAGCTTGAGTCACTAA
- the purD gene encoding phosphoribosylamine--glycine ligase — protein MKVLVVGGGGREHTLVWKLAQSPRVDRIYSAPGNPGIKNLATCVDISVNDINRLADFAKKNNIDLTIVGPEAPLVAGIVDEFESRGLGIFGPSKAAAQIEGSKVFSKDLMKKYKIPTADYRVFERAQDAADYINTAQMPLVVKAEGLAAGKGVIIAHDRDTAKEAVKSIMIDRAFGESGSRIVIEEYLEGPEVTVLAFCDGKVAVPMVSSRDHKRVFDNNEGPNTGGMGAVSPAPAYTLELAKTVEHDIIQRTVDAMASEGIPFKGILYTGLMLTKSGPKVLEYNCRFGDPETQVVIPRLKTDLVDIVESVINGNLLNTKIEWKQEAAVCVVIASGGYPGSYETGKPIRGLADAEKNGSIVFHAGTALKNGEIVTAGGRVLGVTALGKDVQDARELVYKSVSKIYFDGMHYRKDIGL, from the coding sequence TTGAAAGTCCTTGTAGTTGGAGGCGGGGGCCGAGAACACACTTTGGTATGGAAGCTTGCTCAAAGTCCTAGGGTTGACCGGATATACTCCGCTCCAGGTAATCCTGGCATTAAAAATCTTGCAACTTGTGTTGATATATCGGTAAACGATATAAATAGATTGGCAGATTTTGCAAAAAAAAATAATATTGATTTGACAATAGTGGGTCCGGAAGCACCATTGGTGGCAGGTATAGTCGATGAATTTGAAAGCAGGGGACTGGGTATTTTCGGTCCCAGTAAAGCAGCAGCTCAAATAGAAGGTAGTAAAGTATTTTCAAAGGACTTAATGAAAAAGTATAAAATCCCGACAGCTGACTATCGAGTCTTTGAAAGGGCTCAGGATGCTGCGGATTATATAAATACTGCCCAAATGCCTCTAGTTGTTAAAGCCGAGGGTCTAGCGGCAGGTAAGGGAGTTATTATTGCACATGATAGGGATACTGCCAAAGAAGCAGTTAAGAGCATAATGATCGATAGAGCCTTTGGGGAATCCGGATCGCGTATAGTTATCGAAGAGTATTTAGAAGGTCCTGAAGTGACAGTGCTTGCTTTTTGCGATGGCAAAGTGGCTGTTCCAATGGTGAGCAGTCGCGACCACAAGAGAGTTTTTGATAATAATGAAGGCCCGAATACCGGGGGTATGGGAGCAGTTTCGCCTGCCCCAGCTTATACCTTAGAATTAGCAAAAACTGTAGAACATGACATTATTCAGCGGACTGTTGATGCTATGGCTAGTGAAGGTATACCATTTAAAGGAATTTTATATACCGGGCTTATGCTTACAAAGTCTGGCCCCAAAGTCTTGGAATATAACTGCCGGTTTGGTGACCCTGAGACTCAAGTGGTAATTCCTCGACTTAAAACGGATCTGGTAGATATTGTAGAATCCGTAATAAATGGAAATTTACTAAATACTAAAATAGAGTGGAAGCAAGAAGCTGCAGTATGCGTGGTTATAGCATCCGGTGGCTATCCGGGCTCCTATGAAACAGGTAAACCCATAAGAGGTCTAGCAGATGCTGAAAAAAACGGAAGTATAGTATTTCATGCAGGTACAGCCTTGAAGAATGGTGAAATTGTTACGGCAGGCGGGAGAGTTCTAGGAGTAACAGCTTTGGGGAAGGACGTACAAGATGCTCGTGAATTAGTTTATAAATCTGTTTCAAAGATATATTTTGACGGCATGCATTACAGAAAAGACATTGGTCTCTAA
- a CDS encoding DNA internalization-related competence protein ComEC/Rec2 → MYRPFLFFVIFFIPGIMLGNSVKAAGMFIVISIISFAGSILIKNKKARMALLSVAIVFFGAFYHNFRLDKMVGTVADFAEQQQTLIGMVSGVPTAKQDKVVYDVKVLYLLDDEKYEVVTGKVRLSSLLDDESIIYRYGDVIKFSGKLKLPQGRRNPNGIDYKAFLLQKGISASMFSKGIDKIGRYKINPFVSTAFRLRENLTSFYESCLPPNLSSLMVGIALGIKDNIPAETMKAVKNGGVAHVLAVSGLHTGIIYAALEMVFSRLSLSNIISFIIGSTAIIFYSFMAGLSPSVIRAAIMIIVFMLAKVVGRKNDPINTLCLSATFLLFMNPLTLFSISFQLSYAAVLGIMLFFAPLKLILEKLPRYLRDSIAVMVSAQLTVWPFLAYYFNSISLIGFVTNILVIPLVSIILISGLISGIIGLLFTFAGPLFMTVPSFLLKIAEKIILINSKLPFSTIIVPAIPPISIVLYFMFLVLMFDFVPSFGKIESRHKRLCAVILMFLALIPVIIPLKAFEVTFIDVGQGDSILIQTESKKVVLIDGGGTPVYYNGDFDTGEDIIMPLLYSKGINKIDVLVFTHFDDDHAKGLLSILNSMKVKSIVYGVPEDCAIFKEMLKIAQQKQIKTIQVGRGDQFIIDDAIFDVLNPVENEKTNYSSNNGSVVLKMNYKGISFLFTGDLEYEGEQSLISSEIDISSDVLKVGHHGSQSSTSEEFISKVKPSYGIISVGKDNNFGHPSPQVIELLKNGGVTVLRTDFSGAVSFKISNSSVKIYTTIPEELKEP, encoded by the coding sequence ATGTACCGACCCTTTCTGTTTTTTGTGATATTTTTCATTCCCGGTATAATGCTGGGTAATTCTGTAAAAGCTGCCGGAATGTTTATTGTTATATCTATTATAAGCTTTGCAGGAAGTATATTAATTAAAAATAAAAAAGCAAGAATGGCATTATTATCCGTGGCTATAGTATTTTTTGGAGCATTTTATCATAACTTCAGATTAGATAAAATGGTAGGAACAGTAGCTGATTTTGCAGAGCAGCAGCAGACTTTGATAGGTATGGTAAGTGGCGTTCCTACAGCAAAACAAGATAAAGTGGTATATGATGTAAAAGTTTTATATTTGCTGGATGACGAAAAGTATGAAGTTGTAACTGGGAAAGTAAGACTTTCTTCGCTCTTAGATGACGAAAGTATAATATATCGATATGGCGATGTTATAAAGTTTTCTGGTAAGTTGAAACTTCCACAAGGCCGGCGAAATCCAAACGGCATTGATTATAAAGCGTTTCTTTTGCAAAAAGGCATCTCGGCCTCAATGTTTTCCAAGGGAATAGATAAAATTGGGAGATATAAAATAAACCCTTTTGTATCAACTGCTTTTCGTTTAAGAGAGAATTTAACGTCTTTTTATGAATCCTGCCTTCCTCCAAACTTGTCATCACTGATGGTTGGTATTGCTCTTGGAATAAAGGACAACATCCCTGCCGAAACCATGAAAGCTGTAAAAAATGGCGGAGTGGCACATGTCTTAGCAGTGTCCGGCCTTCATACAGGAATCATATATGCCGCTCTTGAAATGGTTTTTTCCAGATTAAGTTTATCAAACATTATTTCTTTTATCATAGGAAGTACTGCCATTATTTTCTATAGTTTTATGGCAGGGCTATCACCGTCAGTCATAAGAGCGGCTATAATGATAATAGTATTTATGTTAGCCAAGGTCGTAGGGAGAAAAAACGACCCTATAAATACGCTTTGCCTTTCGGCAACGTTTTTATTATTTATGAACCCGCTAACTCTGTTCTCCATCAGTTTTCAGCTTTCTTATGCTGCGGTGCTTGGAATAATGCTTTTTTTCGCTCCTTTAAAGTTAATCCTTGAAAAGCTTCCAAGGTATCTTAGGGACTCAATCGCAGTCATGGTATCGGCACAACTTACTGTATGGCCTTTTTTGGCTTATTATTTTAACAGCATATCACTAATCGGATTTGTAACTAATATCTTGGTAATACCTTTAGTAAGTATAATATTAATCAGCGGACTTATTTCAGGCATTATTGGGCTCTTGTTTACCTTCGCGGGGCCACTTTTTATGACAGTTCCTAGCTTTTTATTAAAGATTGCAGAAAAAATTATCCTTATTAATTCAAAACTGCCTTTTTCAACAATAATAGTTCCCGCAATACCTCCAATAAGTATAGTTCTGTATTTTATGTTTTTGGTTTTGATGTTTGATTTTGTACCGTCCTTTGGTAAAATTGAATCAAGACATAAAAGGCTTTGTGCAGTTATTCTAATGTTTCTTGCGCTTATACCTGTCATTATACCTCTAAAAGCTTTTGAGGTGACTTTTATAGATGTAGGACAAGGTGATTCTATTCTCATTCAAACCGAAAGCAAAAAAGTTGTATTAATCGATGGTGGCGGCACACCTGTATATTATAATGGCGATTTTGACACGGGTGAAGATATAATCATGCCCTTGCTTTATTCAAAAGGAATAAATAAAATTGACGTATTAGTTTTTACTCATTTTGATGATGACCATGCAAAAGGTCTTTTATCCATATTAAATTCTATGAAAGTTAAAAGCATTGTATATGGTGTGCCTGAAGATTGTGCTATTTTCAAAGAAATGCTTAAGATTGCACAGCAAAAGCAAATTAAAACCATACAGGTTGGCAGAGGAGATCAGTTTATTATTGATGATGCTATTTTTGATGTGCTAAATCCTGTCGAAAATGAAAAAACGAATTACTCGAGTAATAATGGTTCGGTTGTGCTTAAGATGAATTATAAGGGTATAAGTTTTTTATTCACAGGTGATTTGGAATACGAAGGAGAGCAAAGCCTGATAAGTTCTGAGATTGATATAAGCTCAGATGTTCTAAAGGTTGGTCACCATGGGAGTCAATCATCCACATCTGAAGAATTCATATCAAAAGTTAAACCTTCATATGGCATAATTTCTGTCGGCAAAGATAACAATTTTGGCCATCCGTCACCACAAGTAATAGAACTGCTGAAAAACGGTGGCGTAACAGTGCTTAGAACGGACTTTAGCGGTGCAGTCAGCTTTAAAATTTCCAACAGCAGTGTTAAAATATATACAACAATTCCTGAGGAGTTAAAAGAGCCATGA
- a CDS encoding zinc ribbon domain-containing protein, with amino-acid sequence MFFFGIFGIQQKDRPVKEFDNIICPECGRLTRAELRESFTYFHFFFIPIFKWNKQYFLQLRCCGSIYTVNPDYVRELQHGDSVDFDRLQKMQMPNNICPHCGSFINPNFAYCPFCGQKLS; translated from the coding sequence ATGTTTTTCTTTGGCATCTTTGGAATTCAGCAAAAGGACCGTCCTGTAAAAGAATTCGATAATATTATTTGTCCCGAGTGTGGAAGGCTTACCCGAGCAGAACTCAGAGAGTCATTTACATATTTTCACTTCTTTTTTATACCGATATTCAAGTGGAATAAACAATATTTTCTTCAGCTTAGATGCTGTGGCAGTATATATACTGTAAATCCGGACTATGTAAGAGAACTTCAGCATGGAGATAGTGTAGATTTTGACCGGTTACAAAAAATGCAAATGCCAAACAATATTTGTCCTCACTGTGGAAGTTTCATAAATCCGAATTTTGCTTATTGCCCTTTTTGCGGACAAAAGCTTTCTTAG